The Paracholeplasma brassicae genome contains a region encoding:
- a CDS encoding ABC transporter permease: protein MNKFKYLVKYGIKKRLGTKAFIISNAILFVLMLVVFNIPNIIKAFDDGKPNGELIFVVNQLENRFTDNELIDSLDNVSSNYEALMMDADVRFENLVEFDAENINYFNSAGILVLSLNGDHLQATFYEKELDVLNKQVLELTLTEIRTTIWAEGKTPEELELINEFLKPLDFTVITESEDTSLRDMILGILGMLVSIPVFMLLVMSVQFVGTDIIEEKSTKAIEFVMSTVPPRTHFLSKIIASFAFLITQALLVLIYTLLAGFISTTLLGAQSGGSMNLSELIGQFTQTDSKIISEVLSVLPQAVVVMLLFTIVGGLMYMIVMAVLASMSTTMEDFQQFQSPMMIVMLIGFYGAIFSFTTGPNVFLKILGYIPLFAPTLVPTLFMSGAMSLLDTIISLVILIGFTVLVYYLLTPVYKASILSYDNSPFMKRIKKLFKRSKHL, encoded by the coding sequence TTGAACAAGTTTAAGTATCTCGTCAAATATGGCATCAAAAAACGACTTGGCACGAAAGCATTTATTATTTCTAATGCGATTTTGTTTGTGTTGATGCTCGTTGTATTTAATATCCCAAACATTATAAAAGCGTTTGATGATGGCAAACCCAATGGGGAGTTAATCTTTGTAGTCAATCAGCTTGAGAATCGTTTTACAGACAATGAGTTAATTGATAGTTTAGATAATGTATCAAGCAACTACGAAGCTTTAATGATGGATGCTGACGTTCGATTTGAAAATTTAGTCGAATTCGATGCCGAAAATATTAACTATTTTAATTCAGCAGGGATTTTAGTATTATCTTTAAATGGGGATCATTTACAAGCGACGTTCTATGAAAAAGAACTCGATGTACTAAACAAACAAGTATTAGAATTGACGTTAACAGAAATTCGTACGACGATTTGGGCAGAAGGTAAAACACCAGAAGAGTTAGAATTGATTAATGAATTCTTGAAACCACTTGATTTTACCGTCATCACAGAATCAGAAGATACGTCTTTAAGAGATATGATATTAGGTATTCTTGGTATGTTAGTTTCGATTCCTGTATTCATGTTGTTAGTTATGTCTGTACAATTCGTAGGTACTGACATTATTGAGGAAAAATCGACAAAAGCCATTGAGTTTGTTATGTCAACTGTGCCACCAAGAACACACTTTCTATCAAAAATTATTGCGTCATTCGCATTCTTAATTACACAAGCGCTCTTAGTCTTGATTTACACATTGTTGGCTGGATTCATTAGCACGACGCTCTTAGGTGCACAATCTGGTGGGTCTATGAATCTTTCAGAATTGATTGGTCAGTTCACGCAAACGGATTCTAAAATCATTTCAGAGGTTTTAAGTGTATTACCACAGGCGGTTGTTGTTATGTTGTTATTTACCATCGTTGGTGGGTTGATGTACATGATCGTTATGGCGGTTTTAGCCTCCATGTCAACGACAATGGAAGATTTCCAACAATTCCAATCACCAATGATGATTGTCATGTTAATTGGTTTCTATGGAGCGATTTTCAGTTTTACAACAGGACCAAATGTATTCTTAAAAATACTAGGCTACATTCCTTTATTCGCACCAACACTTGTACCAACACTATTCATGAGTGGCGCAATGTCATTGCTAGATACGATTATTTCACTAGTCATATTAATCGGATTTACGGTACTGGTTTATTATCTATTAACGCCAGTCTATAA